The following coding sequences lie in one Leucobacter allii genomic window:
- a CDS encoding VOC family protein has protein sequence MTTIGCYPVLMSGDVGAAAAFYRELLGFETTFASDWYVSLRLGSCELAILAHDHPTIPEGYGALPRGVLINLEVDDVDALHARLSAREDLPVLQQLRDEEFGQRHFIVGAPDGVLLDVIQPIPPGEAYAEAYR, from the coding sequence ATGACCACCATCGGCTGCTACCCCGTTCTCATGTCCGGCGATGTCGGCGCGGCAGCGGCGTTCTACCGCGAGCTGCTCGGCTTCGAGACGACGTTCGCCTCCGACTGGTACGTGAGCCTCCGGCTCGGCTCCTGCGAGCTCGCGATCCTGGCGCACGATCACCCGACGATCCCCGAGGGGTACGGCGCCCTGCCGCGCGGCGTGCTCATCAATCTCGAGGTGGATGACGTGGACGCCCTGCACGCGCGTCTCAGCGCTCGAGAGGATCTGCCGGTCCTCCAGCAGCTGCGCGACGAGGAATTCGGGCAGCGGCACTTCATCGTGGGCGCGCCGGACGGCGTGCTGCTCGACGTCATCCAGCCGATCCCGCCGGGGGAGGCCTATGCCGAGGCGTACCGCTGA
- a CDS encoding mechanosensitive ion channel family protein, whose protein sequence is MSAEVDTVESVEEAMGGAFTAFLDAYHVPLTILAIVVVAVLLNWLLRRLLMRTVTQIVRGVKRAQDVDTTSEMQAAPYVNARAVQRTRTLGTVGRAVITWTIVVIALILILGQLGVNLGAVLTSAGIVAAGLAFGAQNIVKDILNGIFMVFEDQLGIGDVVTIGAVSGTVEDVGIRVTQVRALDGTLWFVRNGEILTLGNASQGWGRAVIDVTVDARQDLAHVSEVTVDAAKALLTSERYARKVTGEPELYGLESVFGDRATLRIAVRTRPEAQWEVQRGIRAELRRRFAEEGITLSDELPKPPGGPV, encoded by the coding sequence ATGTCGGCGGAGGTCGATACGGTCGAGAGCGTCGAGGAGGCGATGGGCGGGGCGTTTACCGCCTTCCTCGACGCCTATCACGTGCCGCTCACGATCCTCGCGATCGTCGTCGTCGCGGTGCTCCTGAACTGGCTGCTGCGGCGCCTGCTCATGCGCACCGTGACGCAGATCGTGCGGGGCGTGAAGCGCGCGCAGGATGTCGACACGACCTCCGAGATGCAGGCGGCGCCCTACGTGAACGCGCGCGCCGTGCAGCGCACGCGCACCCTCGGCACAGTGGGCCGCGCCGTCATCACCTGGACGATCGTCGTGATCGCGCTGATCCTCATCCTGGGGCAGCTCGGCGTGAACCTCGGCGCGGTGCTCACCTCCGCCGGCATCGTCGCCGCGGGCCTCGCCTTCGGCGCGCAGAACATCGTGAAGGACATCCTCAACGGCATCTTCATGGTCTTCGAGGACCAGCTCGGGATCGGTGACGTCGTCACCATCGGCGCCGTGAGCGGCACCGTGGAGGACGTCGGCATCCGCGTCACCCAGGTGCGCGCCCTCGACGGGACCCTCTGGTTCGTGCGCAACGGCGAGATCCTCACGCTCGGCAATGCCTCGCAGGGCTGGGGGCGCGCCGTCATCGATGTGACGGTCGATGCCAGGCAAGATCTCGCGCACGTCTCGGAGGTCACGGTGGATGCGGCCAAGGCGCTCCTCACCTCCGAGCGCTACGCGCGCAAGGTCACGGGGGAGCCCGAGCTCTACGGCCTGGAGAGCGTGTTCGGCGATCGCGCGACGCTCCGGATCGCGGTCCGCACGCGTCCCGAGGCCCAGTGGGAGGTGCAGCGCGGCATCCGCGCCGAACTGCGCCGCCGCTTCGCCGAGGAGGGCATCACGCTCTCCGACGAGCTCCCGAAACCCCCTGGAGGCCCTGTATGA
- a CDS encoding HhH-GPD-type base excision DNA repair protein, whose translation MTEIRLTDDAAADALLTDNPLALLIGMLLDQQVAMETAFAGPLKIRERIGGLDARTIAECDPEEFAAAFKQTPAVHRFPGSMAGRVQALCRTLLEEWDGDAAAIWTTDEPDGPTVLRRLRALPGFGEQKAKIFLALLGKQRGFAGAGWRAAAAPYGEEGSFRSVADITSPETLLKVRETKRAAKAAAKRPA comes from the coding sequence ATGACCGAGATTCGCCTCACCGACGACGCCGCGGCCGACGCCCTGCTGACCGACAATCCGCTGGCCCTTCTCATCGGCATGCTCCTCGACCAGCAGGTGGCGATGGAGACCGCCTTCGCCGGACCGCTGAAGATCCGCGAGCGGATCGGCGGGCTCGACGCCCGCACGATCGCGGAGTGCGATCCCGAAGAGTTCGCCGCCGCGTTCAAGCAGACCCCTGCGGTGCACCGCTTCCCGGGCTCGATGGCGGGACGGGTGCAGGCGCTCTGCCGCACGCTCCTCGAGGAGTGGGACGGCGACGCGGCCGCGATCTGGACGACGGACGAGCCGGACGGACCGACGGTCCTGCGCCGCCTGCGCGCGCTCCCCGGCTTCGGGGAGCAGAAGGCGAAGATCTTCCTCGCGCTGCTCGGCAAGCAGCGCGGCTTCGCGGGAGCGGGCTGGCGGGCGGCCGCAGCCCCCTACGGCGAGGAGGGCTCCTTCCGCAGCGTCGCCGACATCACCTCCCCCGAGACGCTGCTCAAGGTGCGGGAGACGAAGCGCGCCGCGAAGGCCGCGGCGAAGCGGCCCGCGTGA
- a CDS encoding GGDEF domain-containing protein → MSEGVAAVNGAEAFARSAEQVVAYLNAHTPLTDWSVSRVAHGEQIHVHVHHDRILNVGDRVSWNESFCSRMSAGAAHVVRDSRADPDYADLEVSERVGSYAGYAISDDDGAFFGVLCGVREAPLAADETVDEELVRLLSELLSSQLRLSRGIDRGRRSAEIAEALAHSDALTGVLNRRGWDRLVADAQERVDAFGDPVAVAVVDLDGLKAVNDTEGHRAGDALIARAAATLSGACAAAHRIARIGGDEFAILASGVVSSELDSGFAGFRAALRRAGVAASIGCAAAIPGVTSVEDAIAAADRAMYASKRAHRGAGAR, encoded by the coding sequence GTGAGCGAGGGAGTCGCGGCGGTGAACGGCGCGGAGGCGTTCGCGCGCTCCGCCGAGCAGGTCGTCGCCTACCTCAACGCGCACACGCCGCTCACCGACTGGTCGGTCTCGCGCGTCGCCCACGGCGAGCAGATCCACGTGCACGTGCATCACGATCGGATCCTCAACGTCGGCGACCGGGTGTCCTGGAACGAGTCCTTCTGCAGCCGGATGTCGGCCGGCGCGGCGCACGTCGTGCGCGACTCGCGCGCCGACCCCGACTACGCGGATCTCGAGGTCTCCGAACGCGTCGGCTCCTACGCGGGGTACGCGATCTCCGACGACGACGGCGCGTTCTTCGGAGTGCTCTGCGGGGTCAGAGAGGCGCCGCTCGCCGCCGACGAGACCGTCGACGAGGAACTCGTGCGATTGCTGAGCGAGCTGCTCTCATCGCAGCTCCGGCTCTCCCGCGGGATCGATCGGGGCCGCCGCTCGGCCGAGATCGCCGAGGCGCTCGCGCACTCGGACGCCCTCACCGGCGTGCTCAACCGGCGGGGATGGGATCGCCTCGTCGCCGATGCGCAGGAGCGGGTGGATGCGTTCGGCGACCCCGTCGCCGTCGCGGTCGTGGACCTCGACGGGCTCAAGGCGGTGAACGACACCGAAGGGCACCGTGCCGGCGACGCACTCATCGCCCGCGCCGCCGCGACGCTCTCGGGCGCCTGCGCTGCCGCGCACCGGATCGCGCGGATCGGCGGGGACGAATTCGCGATCCTCGCGAGCGGCGTCGTGTCCTCCGAACTCGACAGCGGTTTCGCGGGGTTCCGCGCGGCCCTGCGCCGCGCCGGCGTCGCGGCGTCGATCGGCTGCGCGGCCGCGATCCCCGGGGTCACGAGCGTCGAGGACGCCATCGCCGCCGCCGATCGCGCGATGTACGCGAGCAAGCGCGCCCACCGAGGCGCCGGGGCGCGCTGA
- a CDS encoding globin, whose translation MNAHDDPRASDAGGSAPAAGHPAANGAAPAAPPAPRLTLRSGEGGAAVTDTVWAQVGGTETFDRLVRAFYREVRQDPVLAPMYPDADWEGAIWRLRAFLEQYWGGPTSYSEERGHPRLRMRHAPFAVTPDARDRWLRHMHGALDEVALPPMHDAAFREYVERAALAMVNRFE comes from the coding sequence ATGAACGCGCACGACGATCCGCGGGCGTCCGACGCCGGAGGGAGCGCCCCCGCGGCGGGCCATCCCGCCGCGAACGGCGCCGCACCGGCCGCTCCCCCCGCCCCGCGGCTGACGCTGCGCTCCGGGGAGGGGGGTGCGGCGGTCACCGATACCGTGTGGGCGCAGGTCGGCGGCACCGAGACCTTCGACCGGCTCGTGCGCGCCTTCTACCGGGAGGTGCGGCAGGATCCGGTGCTCGCGCCCATGTATCCCGATGCCGACTGGGAGGGCGCCATCTGGCGCCTGCGGGCCTTCCTCGAGCAGTACTGGGGTGGACCGACGAGCTACTCCGAGGAGCGCGGCCATCCGCGGTTGCGGATGCGCCACGCGCCGTTCGCGGTCACGCCCGATGCTCGGGATCGCTGGCTCCGGCACATGCACGGCGCCCTCGACGAGGTGGCGCTGCCGCCGATGCACGACGCGGCGTTCCGCGAGTACGTCGAGCGCGCCGCCCTCGCCATGGTCAACCGCTTCGAGTAG
- a CDS encoding TetR/AcrR family transcriptional regulator, whose protein sequence is MPRASAADAALTARRLLEAAAALFGARGFADVALDDVARAAGVTRGAVYHHYGSKTRLFAAVVEHLQAHVAAAIVAAAADPGAGGRTAGPEERLRAGSHAFLDAVTSDRTVRVLLIDAPAVLGWQEWRRLDAEHAIVELRDALADVGIADDLRDALAAQLSGAMNDAALWIAQHDDPETARARAHAALNRLLAAALIATD, encoded by the coding sequence ATGCCCCGCGCCTCCGCCGCCGACGCCGCTCTGACCGCCCGCCGCCTCCTCGAGGCCGCCGCGGCGCTCTTCGGCGCCCGCGGATTCGCCGACGTCGCCCTCGACGACGTGGCGCGAGCCGCCGGGGTCACCCGGGGCGCGGTCTACCACCACTACGGCAGCAAGACCCGGCTCTTCGCCGCGGTCGTCGAGCACCTGCAGGCGCACGTCGCTGCGGCGATCGTCGCGGCGGCCGCGGACCCCGGGGCGGGCGGGCGCACCGCGGGTCCCGAGGAGCGGCTGCGGGCGGGCTCGCACGCCTTCCTCGACGCGGTCACCTCGGACCGCACCGTGCGCGTCCTCCTCATCGACGCGCCCGCGGTCCTCGGCTGGCAGGAGTGGCGGCGCCTCGACGCGGAGCACGCGATCGTCGAACTCCGCGATGCGCTCGCCGACGTCGGCATCGCGGATGACCTCCGCGACGCGCTCGCCGCGCAACTCTCCGGGGCGATGAACGACGCCGCCCTCTGGATCGCGCAGCACGACGATCCCGAGACCGCTCGGGCCCGCGCGCATGCCGCGCTCAACCGCCTGCTCGCCGCGGCGCTCATCGCGACGGACTGA